DNA from Colletotrichum higginsianum IMI 349063 chromosome 7 map unlocalized unitig_7, whole genome shotgun sequence:
CCTGAGAAAACACCCTGCTGCAGCTCGGAAGTTTCACATCTGCCTAGGTGGAAATGTTTTATCAGAGCTAAAAGCTGACACGCTTATGAACTCAGCAACCTTGTCCCTGGTGGTTACTTTGAAATACAGGACAATGATTTTGTTTTCACCTCTGATGACAGCACACTCCCCCCAGAGCAACCACTGGCTGAGTTTGGTCAGCTGATACGAGAAGCTGTTGAGAGATTTGGGAGCGCTTTTGTTCCTTGTCCTGAACTGAAGAACCTCATGGTTGACGTTGGCTTTGAGGATGTGATCCTCGAAAAATTCAAATGGCCGTCCAACCCTTGGCCCAAAGATGACCATCATAAGAGGATTGGACAGTGGAACTTCCACAACTTTGCCGACGCTGCTGAGGCGTTAGCCTTGGCACCCCTGACCCGTGCACACGGCTGGACGAAAGAAGAGGTGCAGGTCTTCCTCGTAGGTGTCCGCAAGGATATGAGGGATCCGAAGATCCACTCGTATATGCCCATGTAAGACTACAAATTGTTTCCGCGGCTTCACAGTCCCCCTTTGTTTTTGCTTGTGCTGATCACTTCATTTAGCTACAACATTGTTGGCAGAAAGCCCATGAAGGAAGACACACCAGCTCCGCCTCAAGATACAGCCCAGGGCCAGGATATAGTTCCagccgccaacgccgccccGCCCCGGGCTCATCCGCTCATTAGGAAAATACTATTCTCTTCCTTGGAACAAGATAGCGTGTTGACGACCGAGGGGATGTTTGTCTTGGAGGAAGTTTAGGGCACATTGTTAGGGTGTTCAGTAACAAATCGCGTTTCTCACATTGTCGACATTTGGTCTAAGTGAATATGAGGTAATGACAAAGTACGAAAGAATCAGCGCATTGTATACCAGTCACTTGTGAAGCATCATTGCGTGAACTACGGAAAGCGTTTAATGATGCCCAGACACAGACCTGGGCTGATAGAGCTCCTCGAGATActtttcctcttcatccGTCAGAAATTTACCAGTCACTGAGGCGGTGTCCTCGATTCTTCCCAAACTGTTGAAGCCAATGATGGGACTAGTGACCCTTTTGTTGATCCACGCAAGAGCGACATGCCCCATTGGCCAGCCACGCTTCTTGGAGATTTCGACCACgcggtcgatgatggccgAATCGACTTTGCTGGTACCTGGGCCTGCAAGGCCCATCTCCACCTCAACTTGGTTTCTCTTGGATGTCTCTGATGGAAGACGAGCCAAAAGGCCGCGACAGAGAGGGGCCCAGGGGATGAGACCGACGCCAGTCTCGTTACAGAACCGGATCATctcgcgctcctcctcgcggTAAAGAAGATTGTACTGGTTCTGCATGCTGATGAGCTTGGTCCAGCCGTTTTTTTCGGCGCAGAACTGGAGACTAGCAAATTGCGTTGCCCACATGCTGCTGGCACCGATGTAGCGGACCTTCCCAGACTGCACCAAGTCATGAAGCGCTTTCATTGTTTCTTCAATGGGCGTGTGAGGGTCGAATCGATGGATTTGCAGTACATCAATATAAGTGGTGTCGAGGCGACGCAACGAAGCCTCTACCTGGTTGAAGATGGCTGTTCGAGAAAGTCCGAACTGATTCTGGTAGTCCTTGGACCTGTCGACCTCGGAAGGAAAAAGGTAAAACAAGGGAGCTGGACTAAAATCAATAAGCCGTTACGAGAGAATGACTAAGAGGGAGCTCATACCAGAGTCCTCGCCGACAGCAAAGTGGCATTTGGTTAGAATCACCACCTTCTCGCGAGGAATGTTAAGTTGTTTCAGAGCTTTTCCAACGACGATTTCCGAGCCACCGTTGGAATAGACGTTCGCGGTATCCCAAGTGTTGAGGCCCCTATCGTAAGCAGCCTTGAGTATCTCGATAGCCTTTTGGTTTTTTCCGTGTTAATGCCACCCACTCTATTGGACACAAAATCTGAAATGGATGGTTGCGAGCTCTAACCTTGTCATCCGTGATTGCCCATGGGACGGACTGCGGGTCGCCAAAGCTCATGCAACCGACAATTGGGACAGAGACGCGGAGTCCTGACTTTCCAAGCTGACGATAATGGACCTTTGTGTCTTCAACAGACTTCTTGAGACGCTGAGGTAGCTCCATTTTTGATAGCGATGAACGTTGGGTTTTGATACGGGGTGTTCGAGGAATGATAACTGTAGACAGAACTGCTTCTGAGAGGGGTGCTGGCCGGCTGTCGTGTCTCAAACTTCGAGAACAGTTATTGCTAGTTTATATAAGATCGAACACTGCAATCTTTTGACTTACACTCCTTGAAActccgccgccagctccGGCCTGACGACCCGCAAATCCGCAACTCCACCGCCGGTGGTCGACGGAACCAACACGCCCGGGGCTTGTCGACCTGAAGTACCGGACTTAAGACTGTCACGACCGAAACAACCTTAGCATGTATTGGCGCCTGGAGAGCCTTGGGATCAGCCACACAGGGACTCTTCTTCACATTGTGCCCTGTTCAGACAGGTTTAAGTCTTATGATGCGTTAAATCTACCAGAGTCAGAACTCGGGACTTTGAGTCAATGCTGACTTAGTGAGTGAAGTTTTGTGGTGATGAAATGATTCGCATACGTATGTTTGCACAGGCAAACACAACCGCATTCATCCTATTCTCTTGATCTCCTTTCTCTGATGGTTGACTCAAACAGACACCATCCGCTGCGCTTTGGCCATCCGCCAGGGTGGAAGCAAGATACAGGGTCGCAACTCTCCGCAACGCCCACTGAAGCATCCCTGGAGATAATGCAGCGGAACGGAGTTAATACGAACAACGTTCCTAATGCCGAACCATTGTTGTCTCATACTTTGAGTATGCAAAGGTATAATTTTTTTAGAGAAGTCAGACCTATGTGTAATGCTTGTCAGATATTTCTTTACGTCCCCGGTGTTCTGCACAGGACGTGTAGTTTCAATGACCATGTCCATGCGGGGATGATTATACAAGAGAGAAGTGGCTAAGTCACAAAGATTAAGGATGGCAAAAGACACGTTTAATCGGACCTTGATGTGCCTCTAGGCAAGCTTACGGGTTGTTGATGTCCCGGGGTTTCAATTCGACGTTTTACAGCATATAACGTTCTATGGCTGTAAAAACGGTTATTGCCGTAATGGTATTCAGCCGCTCACCGACGCGCCACGTAACTGAAAGAGCGCGTTGGCTTTCCTTCGTTACGACTTGATACGTGATCTATCTACGCTGTCTGTACATTTAGTTTCAGTGGAGGCTTTGACCAAAGTGTACCACGGAAGCATTCACTTGACAAAGCCATTGTGAGACTAGCACGCAGGTGTCCACTAAGACACAACTAAACCCAAATCAATCTTGACCAAGATAGCTTGCTGCAAACGACCCAACAAGTGGATTTTCTAGTACTTCCAAGAAAGCCAGCACTTCGAGCACTTCAGGTCCACAAAGACGTTTTCGGAATGAAAAACGCTGAGAACATTGGGCGGCATGCAGTCGCCGAGGGCATTAGCACAGGACTCTGAATGCCATCTTAAGACATTCGGCGCCTGGGCGTACGTAGCGCGACGTGTCCCAGCTCCCCCGCTGCGCCCCGGGCGAGATCAAGCTGACCGGATCGGCAGACCACCCTTGGCCCGAGGCGGAAACCTCAGCACGACTTTTTGTATAAGAGAAGTGATGCCGCCTGAGGCGTTCCGCTTTGTCTGGCAGCGCTCTCCCGTCGGACGGAATCAACGTTGTTTTCGAATCGCACCCAAAACCCAACGTCATGAAGAGTAAAAATCACCTGGCTGCCTTCTCGGCATCCGCCTTGCTGGCCTCTACTGCCGCCGCAGTCGAAGATTTCTGGCTCTCGCCGGGGTCGTTCGCAAGCAAAGCACCGCCGGACTTTTTCGACAACCGAACCGCTGAGCTCTACACGGAATCTGCGGCCGCACCAAATGCGACGCGCTCCGTACGCTTCCAACCGTTCGCGGACAGCGGTGGGAGTAACCTTGAGCTTGATCAAGACGAGTGGACGTGGCGTGAGTAGCATTATTCTTCGGTCTCGCGAGCTCGGAGAACACCCGACTGATCAATTGTATAGGCGTAAACGTTTCCGAGTTCAAGCTGTCCCATCTCGCCTCCaacttctcggccttgaaTATCACGGACCCTACCTTTTTCACAACCACCTACGATCTATCATGGCCTCTTGGGGGCAACATCTCAACGGCGCTGAGGGGATCAAATTCTCCATTCTGCGTCACCACGTTCGACTACCTGTTCCCACCCAATGTGACGAAAATGTACACCGAGGAAAACACCAACAGCGTTGACTGCGAGCACATCTTGGGTGAAGATTGTCTCACCAAGCTCTACTTCGAGGGTAACAATCTCGACGGAGACCAATGCGTCAGGCCTCCGTGGACCGAGATCCCCGAATGCAGTGGGACGctcggggcggcggcgcagtaCAGGCCGGAGTCGGGCAGACAGCCCTTCACATTCACCCTCGCGACGGCGGACATGAATCTCGATTCCGACAACAACTCCCTAAGCGAAGCACAACCGGTTTTGAGCGGAGAGAGCATCTGGACGTTCGAGAGCGGGGTGATCAACGGAGCCGAGGCGGCTCGGGAGTTCTCGTATGCCACGAACCGGCTTCAGGTGTTCATGTTCAACAACTGGATCGACATAAGGAACGGCCGGGCGAGCAGACCCAACATACTCTGCATGCGGGTGAACGTAACGACGACGCCAGGCAACGCCGCGACCGCCTCTGCTTCATGTCGCATGACCACGGTCATGGCCGTTGTTATTTTAACTCTATTCGCGTTGCTTTCTTAAAATTGAAGACGGACGTTGCGCTACTAACGGGCTGTCTTTGCGACATCTGGAAGTCGTCTTTAAATTGCACATGTCCGTGTTTGCGCATGTGAGAATGTGATGGGGGTACATTGAATTGGCATGCATCGCATCAAGTTGAAGAAGTCCCATTTATTTCTGGTTTTGGTTTGCTTTTTCCTGATAGCCTTCTCCGTACGTTGAACGGTGCAGTCTTGTCACTTACTGAATGATCAGTTCCGACCTGTCGGTGTTGGTTTGGGTGTTTTTATTGCTTTCATGAACCAGTTTATACAAACATAACTATACTGTTACTTCGATCATTTTGAATCATACATCACCGCTATTTGGGCTTGTTTCGTTGTAACGTAGATCCCATCTCCGAGCCCGGATCCGGCTCCGGGGGCAGATGCTCTGACGGACCCATTTAATCGGCGTTGACGGCCCAGTGTCGCCGATAGTGGATCCCTTGTCTTCGCGAGCAGGAATGCCGAACCGTATTCTCGCGACCGACACACATGATGGCATCTCCGGGCATGACTTctataaataaaaaaagtATAGTCAGCCAGAAAGAAAAGCTAACAGCTGGAGATTCAAGGGGCATGACGCGGCAGCAGGAAAACATTCGCATGCAGGCAGCCTAGTCCTCCCTCactctcggcgccgtcaccTTTTTGCCTGGCCCGATTATCAAAGGCCGACGGAAGCAGCAAAAAAAGGGGAAACAACCGAGTTTGCAAGTTTGAGTCTCGCCATCGCACACATGTCTCCCTTACACAGCCCTGTCCTAATCATCCTTCTCATATGCCTTCCTCCGACTTCGGGAGACCCGCAGCAAGCCGAAAACGGTCGTCGACATACCAGCCGAACCGTCTACATTCCGCTCAGGCGACGCTTTCAATATTGCGAGACCCCGATCGGCATTTCCTTGTCTTGTGCCAATCCTCCGGGCCGGTTTTTCGCAAGTCAAGCGAAGCAGCACGCATATGTTCTCGACGGAAGAGTTTAAACGCGGCCGGCCCctacgacggcggccacccTCTGAACCACCACCAGCAAGACCCCGGAGACCCGCACTCCGCCTGTCCTAGCGTCCCCGGGGACGTCGAAGGCCCAACCCAATCGCGCACGCACTCCGCCACCAACCAAAAACCGGCGCCGACAGACCCTACCTAAAATCGCCGGAATCACCAGGAGGTAACAAGATTGTTAGGGGGGGAGCGAAGCCGAAGACGAGAAGGAAGGCTTGAGAACCCggaaaagagagaaatagagagagag
Protein-coding regions in this window:
- a CDS encoding UMTA protein, producing MSNPQDQHLDHLVPDDEVTDSEVDLESLRSETTSIKNSILEYRIENGRSYHKYKDGNMQHEICNVTFHGKLGFAPPCDEAAKVGRVLDLGTGTGLWAIDYGDYHPETEVLGVDLSPIQPQDVPPNVRFEVDDVEEDWLYSRPFDYIHLRFMNGSLVNWKKLITKAYNNLVPGGYFEIQDNDFVFTSDDSTLPPEQPLAEFGQLIREAVERFGSAFVPCPELKNLMVDVGFEDVILEKFKWPSNPWPKDDHHKRIGQWNFHNFADAAEALALAPLTRAHGWTKEEVQVFLVGVRKDMRDPKIHSYMPIYNIVGRKPMKEDTPAPPQDTAQGQDIVPAANAAPPRAHPLIRKILFSSLEQDSVLTTEGMFVLEEV
- a CDS encoding Aldo/keto reductase; protein product: MELPQRLKKSVEDTKVHYRQLGKSGLRVSVPIVGCMSFGDPQSVPWAITDDKAIEILKAAYDRGLNTWDTANVYSNGGSEIVVGKALKQLNIPREKVVILTKCHFAVGEDSAPLFYLFPSEVDRSKDYQNQFGLSRTAIFNQVEASLRRLDTTYIDVLQIHRFDPHTPIEETMKALHDLVQSGKVRYIGASSMWATQFASLQFCAEKNGWTKLISMQNQYNLLYREEEREMIRFCNETGVGLIPWAPLCRGLLARLPSETSKRNQVEVEMGLAGPGTSKVDSAIIDRVVEISKKRGWPMGHVALAWINKRVTSPIIGFNSLGRIEDTASVTGKFLTDEEEKYLEELYQPRSVSGHH